One Sanguibacter keddieii DSM 10542 genomic window carries:
- a CDS encoding PH domain-containing protein, which translates to MSHPPAQPRPASAAGPTFRHAPRGGRTAVVVLSVLGLGTAAMLVLLALGRGAEPQPVALRAAFGVVGAIIAVGALGLLATLRHAGRSGFDVGPAGIEVRAGGRTEQVLWSEVAAVRFRVYLDRVVTPVDLVDRQSYPRLELALHDSDASEAAHPLLRRLRSSGTTAEGYTHGLDVGTGPFFPRAGIERHLPELQQTLWAVAGPRYQGASVEKRWFSSRRR; encoded by the coding sequence ATGAGCCACCCGCCGGCGCAGCCACGACCCGCGTCTGCCGCCGGTCCGACGTTCCGCCACGCCCCGAGGGGCGGGCGGACGGCGGTCGTGGTGCTGTCGGTGCTCGGCCTCGGCACGGCCGCGATGCTCGTGCTCCTCGCCCTCGGGCGGGGCGCCGAGCCTCAGCCCGTGGCGCTCCGCGCGGCCTTCGGAGTGGTCGGCGCGATCATCGCCGTCGGCGCCCTCGGGCTGCTGGCGACGCTGCGTCACGCGGGCAGGTCGGGGTTCGACGTCGGACCGGCCGGGATCGAGGTCCGGGCCGGCGGACGCACGGAGCAGGTGCTGTGGTCCGAGGTCGCGGCCGTCCGGTTCCGCGTGTACCTCGACCGTGTCGTCACGCCGGTCGACCTCGTCGACCGTCAGTCGTACCCCCGCCTCGAGCTCGCGCTCCACGACAGCGACGCCTCCGAGGCCGCCCACCCGCTGCTGCGACGGCTCCGCTCGTCCGGCACCACCGCTGAGGGGTACACGCACGGCCTCGACGTGGGCACCGGGCCGTTCTTCCCGCGGGCCGGGATCGAGCGGCACCTGCCCGAGCTCCAGCAGACGCTGTGGGCCGTCGCCGGCCCGCGGTACCAGGGGGCGAGCGTCGAGAAGCGCTGGTTCAGCAGCCGACGACGCTGA
- a CDS encoding class I SAM-dependent methyltransferase, whose translation MTQHSAERTEAPTDSHREAPTGTHGSEQSRESESYTHGHHESVLRSHRSRTAANSAAHLVPLLRDDMTLLDVGCGPGTVTVDLARLVERVVGVDAATPVLDSARELAESTGTTNVTFEYANAYELPFDDDTFDVVHAHQLLQHLSDPIAAIREMRRVTKPGGIVAARDADYSAMTWYPDSAGLTEWNTLYHEVTAAYGYQADAGRRLLSWFQEAGFTPESLTGSAGVWCYASPESREWWGGLWAERCIESNFAVQAKDAGLADDVALEELAHEWRRWADQPDGWFSVLNGEILARA comes from the coding sequence ATGACACAGCACAGCGCGGAGCGCACCGAGGCGCCGACCGATTCCCACCGCGAGGCGCCCACAGGCACCCACGGCAGCGAGCAGTCCCGCGAGTCCGAGTCGTACACGCACGGCCACCACGAGTCGGTCCTGCGCTCGCACCGGTCGCGGACGGCCGCGAACTCCGCGGCGCACCTCGTCCCGCTGCTCCGCGACGACATGACCCTCCTCGACGTCGGGTGCGGCCCGGGCACGGTGACGGTCGACCTCGCGCGCCTCGTCGAGCGCGTCGTCGGCGTCGACGCCGCGACCCCCGTCCTCGACAGCGCGCGCGAGCTCGCCGAGTCCACGGGGACCACCAACGTGACCTTCGAGTACGCCAACGCGTACGAGCTGCCCTTCGACGACGACACCTTCGACGTGGTGCACGCCCACCAGCTGCTGCAGCACCTGTCGGACCCGATCGCCGCGATCCGCGAGATGCGCCGGGTCACCAAGCCCGGTGGCATCGTCGCCGCGCGCGACGCCGACTACAGCGCCATGACCTGGTACCCGGACTCCGCCGGTCTCACCGAGTGGAACACGCTGTACCACGAGGTCACCGCCGCCTACGGCTACCAGGCCGACGCCGGGCGCCGGCTCCTCAGCTGGTTCCAGGAGGCCGGCTTCACCCCCGAGTCGCTCACCGGGTCGGCCGGGGTCTGGTGCTACGCCAGCCCCGAGTCCCGCGAGTGGTGGGGCGGCCTGTGGGCCGAGCGCTGCATCGAGTCGAACTTCGCCGTGCAGGCCAAGGACGCCGGCCTCGCCGACGACGTCGCCCTCGAGGAGCTGGCGCACGAGTGGCGCCGCTGGGCCGACCAGCCCGACGGCTGGTTCTCGGTCCTCAACGGCGAGATCCTCGCCCGGGCCTGA
- a CDS encoding HAD family hydrolase yields MTGVTDGRAPEALPTAQVLFDGRGPLDGVLFDIDDTLVNTRAAFGAAMDGIARVYLSHLPAERLGEVLALWRRDPDGHYRSYTRGEVTLDEQRRRRANQLQEAFGAPPLTEEEFVAWDEVFDASYRAGWAAHDDAVDAVAAVSALGLRVGALSNATTEHQLPKLEATGLGHVPMLVGLDTFGFGKPDPRVFLEACARLGTDPARTLYVGDELDLDARAAVRAGLFGAWLDRPGTRRGGVHQEDPLAASADGVVVLQGLDELTGYLKTV; encoded by the coding sequence GTGACCGGCGTGACCGACGGCCGTGCTCCGGAGGCTCTGCCGACGGCGCAGGTGCTCTTCGACGGTCGGGGTCCGCTCGACGGCGTCCTGTTCGACATCGACGACACCCTCGTCAACACCCGTGCCGCCTTCGGTGCGGCGATGGACGGGATCGCCCGGGTCTACCTCTCGCACCTGCCCGCCGAGCGGCTCGGCGAGGTGCTGGCGCTGTGGCGCCGGGACCCCGACGGTCACTACCGCTCGTACACGCGCGGCGAGGTGACGCTCGACGAGCAGCGTCGCCGTCGTGCGAACCAGCTGCAGGAGGCCTTCGGTGCGCCGCCCCTCACGGAGGAGGAGTTCGTCGCCTGGGACGAGGTCTTCGACGCCTCGTACCGGGCGGGCTGGGCTGCGCACGACGACGCGGTCGACGCGGTCGCTGCCGTGTCGGCCCTCGGCCTGCGGGTCGGGGCGCTGTCCAACGCGACGACCGAGCACCAGCTGCCCAAGCTCGAGGCGACGGGGCTCGGGCACGTGCCGATGCTCGTCGGGCTCGACACCTTCGGCTTCGGCAAGCCCGACCCGCGGGTGTTCCTCGAGGCCTGCGCCCGGCTCGGCACGGACCCGGCGCGCACGCTCTACGTCGGTGACGAGCTCGACCTCGACGCGCGGGCCGCGGTGCGTGCCGGGCTGTTCGGCGCGTGGCTCGACCGTCCGGGCACCCGTCGCGGGGGAGTGCACCAGGAGGACCCGCTGGCCGCGTCGGCCGACGGTGTCGTGGTGCTGCAGGGGCTCGACGAGCTCACCGGGTACCTGAAGACCGTCTGA
- a CDS encoding FAD-dependent monooxygenase: MVTSRRVLVSGASIAGPALAWWMQRYGWEVVVVERADELRTAGQNIDVRGAGREVARKMGLEDAIRASGTGELGTRFVGRDGRTRAELPAGTGDTDGATAELEILRGELARLLVEHSRETTDYRFGTTIAALDDHADGIDVTFADGREETFDVVVAADGMRSRTRRLVVGDRAQIQPKGMYTAYLTIPRVASDTDWWRWYSAPGGRSVTLRPDNLGTIRATLSFLSPPRGYEDLDDPSQRDLLSRLFADAGWETPRVLDGLRHADEYYFEQVGQVHSPTWHQGRAALVGDAAYCASPVSGMGTSLGLTGAYVLAGELAAHVDHRDAFAGYERIMRPYVDQAQDLPPGTPRLANPRTRAGIAALHGVLALAATPVGRSVGARLFRPPADRIELPDYSHLERATD; encoded by the coding sequence ATGGTCACGTCACGACGAGTCCTCGTCTCCGGCGCCAGCATCGCCGGTCCGGCCCTCGCCTGGTGGATGCAGCGCTACGGCTGGGAGGTCGTCGTCGTCGAGCGCGCCGACGAGCTGCGGACCGCCGGGCAGAACATCGACGTCCGAGGCGCTGGTCGCGAGGTCGCCCGGAAGATGGGCCTCGAGGACGCGATCCGGGCCTCCGGGACCGGTGAGCTCGGGACCCGGTTCGTCGGCCGCGACGGACGCACCCGGGCCGAGCTGCCCGCGGGCACCGGAGACACCGACGGCGCCACCGCCGAGCTCGAGATCCTCCGCGGCGAGCTCGCCCGGCTCCTCGTCGAGCACAGCCGTGAGACGACCGACTACAGGTTCGGCACCACGATCGCCGCGCTCGACGACCACGCGGACGGGATCGACGTCACCTTCGCCGACGGCCGCGAGGAGACCTTCGACGTGGTGGTCGCGGCCGACGGCATGCGGTCCCGCACCCGACGGCTCGTCGTCGGAGACCGCGCCCAGATCCAGCCGAAGGGCATGTACACCGCCTACCTCACCATCCCCAGGGTCGCCTCCGACACCGACTGGTGGCGCTGGTACTCCGCCCCGGGCGGGCGGTCGGTCACGCTGCGCCCCGACAACCTCGGCACCATCCGCGCGACGCTGTCCTTCCTCTCGCCGCCCCGCGGCTACGAAGACCTCGACGACCCCTCCCAGCGGGACCTCCTGAGCCGGCTCTTCGCCGACGCCGGCTGGGAGACGCCCCGCGTGCTCGACGGGCTGCGGCACGCCGACGAGTACTACTTCGAGCAGGTCGGGCAGGTGCACTCACCCACCTGGCACCAGGGACGTGCCGCCCTGGTCGGCGACGCGGCCTACTGCGCCTCGCCCGTGAGCGGCATGGGCACGAGCCTCGGGCTGACCGGCGCCTACGTGCTCGCGGGCGAGCTCGCCGCGCACGTCGACCACCGCGACGCCTTCGCGGGCTACGAGCGGATCATGCGACCGTACGTCGACCAGGCGCAGGACCTCCCGCCAGGGACGCCGCGCCTGGCCAACCCGCGGACCCGGGCCGGCATCGCCGCGCTCCACGGGGTCCTCGCGCTCGCGGCCACGCCCGTCGGGCGGTCGGTCGGCGCACGGCTGTTCCGTCCGCCGGCCGACCGCATCGAGCTCCCCGACTACTCGCACCTCGAGCGAGCGACGGACTGA
- a CDS encoding fumarylacetoacetate hydrolase family protein: protein MRIARFTTGDDPRFGFVQTENGKDYLAVLNGDPLYMPVNPTGERIEIGDGVRLLAPVIPRSKIVGVGRNYADHAKEMGNEVPTSPLLFFKPNTAVIGPDDPIVLPDFTDEVSYESELAVVIGRITKDVTPERALEHVLGYTVANDVTARDAQRTDGQWARAKGFDSSCPVGPWIETELDTDMLGVSSRVNGETRQDGNTRDLVFDIAFLVSYISEAFTLLPGDLILTGTPAGVGPIVAGDRVECEVEGIGVLSNPVVRRNG, encoded by the coding sequence GTGCGTATCGCGAGATTCACCACTGGTGACGACCCCCGCTTCGGATTTGTCCAGACCGAGAACGGCAAGGACTACCTCGCCGTCCTCAACGGCGACCCGCTCTACATGCCCGTGAACCCCACGGGTGAGCGGATCGAGATCGGCGACGGCGTGCGCCTGCTCGCGCCCGTCATCCCGCGCTCCAAGATCGTGGGAGTAGGCCGCAACTACGCCGACCACGCGAAGGAGATGGGCAACGAGGTCCCCACGAGCCCGCTGCTGTTCTTCAAGCCGAACACCGCGGTGATCGGCCCGGACGACCCCATCGTGCTCCCCGACTTCACCGACGAGGTGAGCTACGAGTCCGAGCTGGCCGTGGTCATCGGGCGGATCACCAAGGACGTCACCCCCGAGCGCGCGCTCGAGCACGTCCTCGGCTACACCGTCGCGAACGACGTCACGGCCCGCGACGCCCAGCGCACCGACGGCCAGTGGGCCCGCGCCAAGGGCTTCGACTCGTCGTGCCCCGTCGGCCCGTGGATCGAGACCGAGCTCGACACCGACATGCTCGGCGTCTCGTCGCGCGTCAACGGCGAGACCCGCCAGGACGGCAACACCCGCGACCTCGTCTTCGACATCGCGTTCCTCGTCTCGTACATCTCCGAGGCCTTCACGCTGCTCCCCGGCGACCTCATCCTCACGGGCACGCCGGCGGGCGTCGGCCCGATCGTCGCGGGCGACCGCGTCGAGTGCGAGGTCGAGGGCATCGGCGTGCTGAGCAACCCGGTCGTCCGTCGGAACGGATGA
- a CDS encoding LysR family transcriptional regulator: MDRASTSPRTSLAALDVLVATDTHGSISAAARVLGISQPSASATLRRLERSLGLDIVARSSRGSQLTETGRAFAVWARSVLDASDALERAAAALREGPAHRVRLAASMTVAEHLVPRWLALLADGTSPDESSHDRPEVELAVRNSQDVMELVLSGEADLGFVEGSTVRRGLRSRTVQHDSLAVVVGSQHPWAQRRRRTVTVTELLGARLVVREPGSGTRDIFERALARMGESLPDHLPSLGSSAALSASVRISDSVTVLSELAVADDVSRGSLVRLDVPGLDLGRRLRMVWREGAEMSAPTRRIAATVTARQG; the protein is encoded by the coding sequence GTGGACCGCGCCAGCACCTCACCCCGGACCTCGCTCGCCGCGCTCGACGTGCTCGTCGCCACCGACACGCACGGCTCGATCAGCGCCGCGGCGCGCGTCCTGGGCATCTCGCAGCCGAGCGCGTCGGCCACCCTCCGCCGGCTCGAGCGCTCCCTCGGGCTGGACATCGTCGCCCGGTCGAGCCGGGGCAGCCAGCTCACCGAGACCGGCCGCGCGTTCGCCGTGTGGGCCCGCTCGGTCCTCGACGCCTCGGACGCCCTCGAACGGGCCGCCGCCGCGCTCCGCGAAGGTCCCGCGCACCGCGTCCGGCTCGCCGCGAGCATGACGGTCGCCGAGCACCTGGTCCCCCGCTGGCTCGCCCTGCTGGCGGACGGGACCTCGCCGGACGAGTCCTCGCACGACCGTCCCGAGGTCGAGCTCGCGGTCCGCAACTCCCAGGACGTCATGGAGCTCGTGCTCTCCGGCGAGGCCGACCTCGGGTTCGTCGAGGGCTCGACCGTCCGCCGCGGCCTGCGGTCCCGCACCGTGCAGCACGACAGCCTGGCGGTCGTCGTCGGCTCCCAGCACCCGTGGGCACAACGTCGCCGGCGCACCGTCACCGTCACCGAGCTGCTCGGCGCCCGGCTCGTGGTGCGCGAGCCCGGCTCGGGGACGCGCGACATCTTCGAGCGTGCCCTCGCCCGCATGGGCGAGAGCCTGCCCGACCACCTGCCGAGCCTCGGGTCGAGCGCCGCGCTCAGCGCGAGCGTCCGCATCTCCGACTCGGTCACCGTGCTGTCCGAGCTCGCCGTCGCCGACGACGTGAGCCGCGGCTCGCTCGTGCGTCTCGACGTCCCCGGGCTCGACCTGGGACGTCGCCTGCGCATGGTCTGGCGCGAGGGCGCGGAGATGTCAGCACCTACCCGGCGCATCGCCGCGACGGTCACCGCACGGCAGGGGTGA
- a CDS encoding IclR family transcriptional regulator, translating to MDNSSGVGVLDKAASVLGALEAGPATLAQLVAATRLARPTAHRLAVALEHHRLVTRDMQGRFVLGPRLNELATAAGEDRLLAAANPVLTALRDHTGESAQLYRRQGDQRICVAAAERPVGLRDSIPVGATLTMHAGSAAQILLAWEEPDRLHRGLQGAKFTATILSGVRRRGWAQSVSEREVGVASVSAPVRGPSGRIVAAVSISGPVERLSRQPGRLHAGSVVAAANRLTEVLRRSGE from the coding sequence ATGGACAATTCTAGCGGAGTCGGAGTGCTCGACAAGGCAGCATCCGTTTTGGGTGCTCTCGAGGCAGGCCCGGCCACCCTCGCACAGCTCGTCGCGGCCACCCGCCTGGCCCGCCCCACGGCCCATCGCCTGGCCGTGGCGCTCGAGCACCACCGCCTCGTCACCCGCGACATGCAGGGCAGGTTCGTGCTCGGCCCGCGCCTCAACGAGCTCGCCACGGCCGCCGGCGAGGACCGCCTGCTCGCCGCCGCGAACCCCGTGCTGACCGCGCTGCGCGACCACACGGGCGAGAGCGCCCAGCTGTACCGCCGCCAGGGCGACCAGCGCATCTGCGTGGCCGCCGCCGAGCGCCCGGTCGGCCTGCGCGACTCCATCCCCGTGGGGGCGACCCTCACCATGCACGCCGGGTCTGCCGCGCAGATCCTGCTCGCGTGGGAGGAGCCGGACCGTCTGCACCGCGGGCTCCAGGGCGCCAAGTTCACCGCGACCATCCTGTCCGGCGTCCGCCGCCGCGGCTGGGCACAGTCGGTGTCCGAGCGCGAGGTCGGCGTCGCGTCGGTCTCCGCCCCCGTGCGCGGGCCGTCGGGGCGCATCGTCGCGGCCGTGTCCATCTCTGGGCCCGTCGAGCGCCTGAGCCGCCAGCCCGGACGCCTGCACGCCGGCTCCGTCGTGGCAGCAGCCAACCGCCTCACCGAGGTGCTGCGCCGCTCCGGCGAGTAG
- the gltX gene encoding glutamate--tRNA ligase, producing MYVSVETTPAAVATPSGSAVRVRFCPSPTGTPHVGLIRTALFNWAYARHTGGTFVFRIEDTDAERDSEESYQQLLDALRWLGLDWDEGIEVGGPHEPYRQSQRSDIYQDVIRRLVEGGYAYESFTTPEETEARNVAAGRPKVMGYDGFDRDLTDEQKAGFRAEGREPVLRLRMPDEDVTVTDLVRGDVTFKAGTVPDYVIVRANGQPLYTLVNPVDDALMEITHVLRGEDLLSSTPRQVVLYRALLEIGVAKVVPAFGHLPYVMGEGNKKLSKRDPESNLFLHRERGFTPEGLLNYLALLGWSISADNDIFTVDELVAAFDVADVLPNPARFDVKKAEAINATHLRRLDGDDFRNRLVPYLHAAGLVPADSYADLAPEVQALLDAGAPLVQERMTLLGEAPGMLGFLFVADDAVVVEEAARTALREEAAEVLDRSIATLEALEDFGPTAQQDALKAELVEAMGVKPKFAFAPLRVAITGRRVSPPLFESMEILGKERSLVRLRALRASL from the coding sequence GTGTACGTGTCCGTCGAGACCACCCCCGCAGCCGTCGCCACGCCCTCGGGCAGCGCCGTCCGCGTCCGCTTCTGCCCGTCGCCGACCGGGACCCCGCACGTGGGGCTCATCCGGACCGCCCTGTTCAACTGGGCCTACGCGCGGCACACGGGCGGGACCTTCGTGTTCCGCATCGAGGACACGGACGCCGAGCGCGACTCGGAGGAGAGCTACCAGCAGCTCCTCGACGCGCTGCGCTGGCTCGGGCTCGACTGGGACGAGGGCATCGAGGTCGGCGGCCCGCACGAGCCGTACCGTCAGTCCCAGCGCAGCGACATCTACCAGGACGTCATCCGTCGCCTCGTCGAGGGCGGCTACGCCTACGAGTCCTTCACCACGCCCGAGGAGACCGAGGCGCGCAACGTCGCTGCCGGCCGCCCCAAGGTCATGGGCTACGACGGCTTCGACCGCGACCTCACCGACGAGCAGAAGGCGGGCTTCCGGGCCGAGGGCCGTGAGCCCGTCCTGCGCCTGCGCATGCCCGACGAGGACGTGACCGTCACCGACCTCGTCCGCGGCGACGTGACCTTCAAGGCCGGCACCGTCCCCGACTACGTCATCGTCCGCGCCAACGGCCAGCCGCTGTACACGCTGGTCAACCCGGTCGACGACGCGCTCATGGAGATCACGCACGTGCTGCGCGGCGAGGACCTGCTGTCCTCCACGCCCCGCCAGGTGGTGCTGTACCGGGCGCTGCTCGAGATCGGCGTCGCTAAGGTCGTGCCGGCCTTCGGGCACCTGCCGTACGTCATGGGCGAGGGCAACAAGAAGCTGTCCAAGCGCGACCCCGAGTCCAACCTCTTCCTGCACCGCGAGCGCGGCTTCACTCCCGAGGGCCTGCTCAACTACCTCGCGCTGCTCGGCTGGAGCATCTCGGCCGACAACGACATCTTCACGGTCGACGAGCTCGTCGCGGCCTTCGACGTCGCCGACGTGCTGCCGAACCCGGCGCGCTTCGACGTGAAGAAGGCGGAGGCGATCAACGCGACGCACCTGCGCCGCCTCGACGGCGACGACTTCCGCAACCGTCTGGTGCCGTACCTGCACGCGGCGGGCCTGGTCCCGGCCGACTCGTACGCCGACCTCGCTCCCGAGGTCCAGGCGCTGCTGGACGCCGGTGCGCCGCTGGTCCAGGAGCGCATGACGCTCCTCGGCGAGGCCCCCGGGATGCTCGGCTTCCTGTTCGTGGCCGACGACGCCGTCGTGGTCGAGGAGGCTGCTCGGACGGCGCTCCGCGAGGAGGCCGCCGAGGTCCTCGACCGTTCGATCGCGACCCTCGAGGCGCTCGAGGACTTCGGCCCGACCGCGCAGCAGGACGCCCTCAAGGCCGAGCTGGTCGAGGCGATGGGGGTCAAGCCCAAGTTCGCCTTCGCGCCGCTGCGCGTCGCGATCACGGGGCGCCGTGTGTCGCCGCCGCTGTTCGAGTCGATGGAGATCCTGGGCAAGGAGCGTTCCCTCGTCCGTCTGCGTGCGCTGCGGGCCTCTCTGTGA
- a CDS encoding maleylpyruvate isomerase N-terminal domain-containing protein, which translates to MDHPQDHSPDDSPLDDVHLVAPAPADRPSDADDVLESARWFSALVRGATSAALDAPAGDVEWSCWRTAEHVGDDMLAYALQLASGASEDYLPLLAADGGDDIVRVDPSAGPEGLADSVEGLAVLLASQVRTSAPSARAFHPHGTSDACGFAAMGVVELLVHGYDVGRGLGVDVGPASSLPLPAGPAGRAVARLFQEAPRTRPEAALLWCTGRIALPGVPRRDRWRWDSSVR; encoded by the coding sequence ATGGACCATCCACAGGACCACTCACCGGACGACTCACCGCTCGACGACGTGCACCTCGTCGCACCAGCACCCGCAGACCGCCCCTCCGACGCCGACGACGTCCTCGAGTCGGCCCGGTGGTTCTCCGCCCTCGTGCGCGGGGCGACCTCCGCGGCGCTCGACGCACCCGCGGGTGACGTGGAGTGGTCGTGCTGGCGCACCGCCGAGCACGTCGGCGACGACATGCTCGCGTACGCGCTCCAGCTCGCCTCCGGGGCGTCGGAGGACTACCTGCCGCTCCTCGCCGCCGACGGCGGGGACGACATCGTGCGCGTCGACCCCTCCGCCGGTCCCGAGGGTCTGGCGGACTCGGTCGAGGGGCTCGCCGTGCTGCTCGCCTCCCAGGTGCGCACGTCGGCGCCCTCCGCCCGCGCCTTCCACCCGCACGGGACGTCCGACGCGTGCGGCTTCGCGGCCATGGGCGTCGTCGAGCTGCTCGTGCACGGGTACGACGTGGGGCGAGGCCTCGGCGTCGACGTGGGCCCGGCCTCCTCCCTCCCGCTCCCGGCGGGCCCAGCGGGCCGAGCGGTCGCCCGCCTGTTCCAGGAGGCACCCCGCACCCGCCCGGAGGCCGCCCTGCTGTGGTGCACCGGGCGCATCGCCCTGCCGGGCGTGCCACGCCGTGACCGGTGGCGCTGGGACTCCTCGGTGCGCTGA
- a CDS encoding aldo/keto reductase, with protein MTSTIDHRHLGRSGLTVSVVGLGCNNLGRQHCATESLEGSTAVVNAALDAGITLFDVADVYGAEPGRSEEYLGKALGDRRDEAVVATKFGMDVRGANGPDHGARGSRRYILASVEASLRRLGTDYIDLYQFHTPDPGTPVEETLAALDSLVTSGKVRYVGHSNRAGWQIAEAELLARQLGTERFVSSQNHYNIIDRRAELEVVPAAEAFGLGVLPYFPLANGLLTGKYSRDGGPADGRLTHSKPALLESAPWEALERYSAFAAERGLTEVQVAFSWLAAQPVVSSVIAGATRPEQVEQNAAAVHPLSAEDLAELDAIFPRPDKIALF; from the coding sequence ATGACTTCTACGATCGACCACCGTCATCTGGGCCGCTCTGGGCTGACCGTCTCCGTCGTCGGGCTCGGCTGCAACAACCTCGGGCGCCAGCACTGTGCGACCGAGTCGCTCGAGGGCAGCACCGCCGTCGTCAACGCCGCGCTCGACGCCGGGATCACGCTCTTCGACGTCGCCGACGTCTACGGCGCAGAGCCCGGGCGCTCCGAGGAGTACCTCGGCAAGGCTCTCGGCGACCGTCGCGACGAGGCCGTCGTGGCCACCAAGTTCGGCATGGACGTCCGCGGCGCCAACGGGCCGGACCACGGTGCGCGCGGTTCGCGCCGCTACATCCTGGCCTCGGTCGAGGCGTCGCTGCGCCGGCTCGGCACCGACTACATCGACCTGTACCAGTTCCACACCCCGGACCCCGGCACCCCGGTCGAGGAGACGCTGGCCGCCCTGGACTCCCTCGTGACCAGCGGCAAGGTCCGGTACGTGGGGCACTCGAACCGCGCCGGGTGGCAGATCGCCGAGGCCGAGCTCCTCGCCCGCCAGCTCGGGACCGAGCGCTTCGTGTCGAGCCAGAACCACTACAACATCATCGACCGCCGCGCCGAGCTCGAGGTCGTCCCGGCCGCCGAGGCCTTCGGCCTGGGCGTGCTGCCCTACTTCCCGCTCGCCAACGGCCTGCTCACCGGCAAGTACAGCCGCGACGGCGGACCCGCCGACGGGCGCCTGACGCACTCCAAGCCGGCGCTGCTCGAGTCCGCGCCGTGGGAGGCCCTCGAGAGGTACTCGGCCTTCGCCGCCGAGCGTGGTCTCACCGAGGTGCAGGTCGCGTTCTCGTGGCTCGCCGCCCAGCCCGTCGTCTCGTCGGTCATCGCCGGCGCCACGCGCCCCGAGCAGGTCGAGCAGAACGCCGCCGCGGTGCACCCGCTGTCCGCCGAGGACCTCGCCGAGCTCGACGCGATCTTCCCGAGGCCGGACAAGATCGCGCTGTTCTGA
- a CDS encoding YeiH family protein, with amino-acid sequence MNLPPGLSRALPGLLLVAVAAAASLVLAPAITSLTGVVASPLVVALVAGALLGSLRAVPGVAWAGVGWARTHVLRAGVVLLGLQLSLGQLVGLGWRGLLVVLATVVCTFAVTLRVGQALRVDALTRLYVATGFSICGAAAIAAMSGTVGARTTTGPSAARADSDAVGTALALVTLYGTLAVLVLPWFVRTLGLTDAQAGLLVGASVQEVGQVVAAAGGVSAAALAAATVAKLARVVLLAPLTAAVAARDRSRVRAGSAAAPGAPAGDPVGPEGARRSVAPLVPGFVLAFLVAVLVRSSGLVPDGLLSAAQALQQVLLTAAMVALGAGVDLPRLVRSGGRPLVLGAVSTLVAVGTATAGTMLLT; translated from the coding sequence GTGAACCTCCCGCCCGGACTCTCCCGTGCCCTCCCCGGGCTGCTGCTCGTCGCCGTCGCCGCCGCGGCGAGCCTGGTGCTCGCCCCGGCGATCACCTCGCTGACCGGTGTGGTCGCCTCCCCGCTCGTCGTCGCTCTCGTGGCCGGCGCCCTGCTGGGCTCGCTGCGCGCCGTCCCCGGGGTGGCCTGGGCCGGGGTCGGCTGGGCGCGGACGCACGTCCTGCGTGCCGGGGTCGTGCTGCTCGGGCTCCAGCTGTCCCTCGGGCAGCTCGTCGGCCTCGGGTGGCGCGGGCTGCTCGTGGTCCTCGCGACCGTCGTGTGCACCTTCGCCGTGACCCTGCGGGTCGGGCAGGCCCTCCGGGTCGACGCCCTCACGCGACTGTACGTGGCGACCGGCTTCTCGATCTGCGGGGCTGCCGCGATCGCCGCGATGAGCGGCACCGTCGGTGCGCGGACGACGACGGGACCCTCCGCGGCCCGCGCGGACAGCGACGCCGTCGGGACCGCCCTGGCCCTCGTGACGCTCTACGGGACGCTCGCCGTGCTCGTGCTCCCGTGGTTCGTCCGGACGCTCGGTCTCACCGACGCCCAGGCGGGCCTGCTCGTCGGGGCGAGCGTCCAGGAGGTCGGCCAGGTGGTCGCGGCAGCCGGAGGGGTCTCGGCAGCGGCCCTGGCGGCGGCGACGGTCGCCAAGCTCGCCCGCGTCGTCCTGCTGGCGCCGCTGACCGCCGCCGTGGCGGCGCGCGACCGCAGCAGGGTCCGGGCCGGGAGCGCCGCAGCGCCCGGAGCGCCGGCAGGCGACCCCGTGGGCCCCGAGGGCGCACGTCGCTCCGTGGCGCCCCTGGTCCCCGGCTTCGTGCTGGCCTTCCTGGTGGCCGTCCTCGTCCGGTCGTCGGGGCTGGTGCCCGACGGGCTGCTCTCGGCCGCACAGGCGCTGCAGCAGGTTCTCCTCACCGCGGCGATGGTCGCGCTCGGCGCAGGCGTCGACCTGCCGCGCCTGGTCCGCAGCGGCGGGAGGCCCCTGGTGCTCGGCGCCGTCTCGACGCTCGTGGCCGTCGGGACCGCGACCGCCGGGACGATGCTGCTCACCTGA